The stretch of DNA TCCCACAGATTGTATTTTAAGGATTTCAGCCTCTCttaaatgttgttgttgttgttcgtgGTTTGATTGTACACAATATAAATGGAAGTTCTTTACTAAAGTTGGAGTGGGATAACAACAGAAAAACTAATTAAGTCATTAATGACTTCTGCTATAAAGTGTATATAATTCTTGCACACAACTGTTTTCTCATTAATtccacctccaccccatctccacacTTGGTTAACTCCACTCTCTTAATGAAAGCCGGGAGGTTACCTCTTAATCAAGCTGGTTAAGCCAAACTTCATTATACTTAAGTACTCAAACATTCGCAAAGCATCTGATTCTTGCATGGCGTTATTGCTCGCCGTTATCACAGGACTGAAAATACCGTTCTTAAATGAAGAATTCAATGTGATAGTATCTCTGCTCtacctgtacagtatttattattccTTGTGTAAAAtgctattttattgttttaataattgAACTAAATGGGGTTTTTTTACATACAGGCATGAACACAAAAATACGAAGAGCTGATGTTGATAATAGCTTTCAATTCATTTAAATCCAAGGAATTTTTCAAGTAGATTTTTAGTATTTATCATTCCACAGAAGGCCAGCCTCAGTGCAGTTCCATCTTTGAAATTAGCtgaattcaaataaaatatctaGAATCACCAAATAGTGTATTGTCAGATTACCTTCACTTAAATATAGAATTTTCTTTCTACATAAAAAGGTAACTTGTCATCCATTTTaagcaaatatatatttttgtaaatggcACTGGCTTCCTTTTCATGAGTCGTGCCCTAGCCAGGACTAATAACAAAAGAGAACGACCTACTGTAGGAAAAGTTAACTCCGTTCTGGAGAGTTAAATGGAAAATACAATGTTTGACTATAGAGTCTTGTGACAGTTGAAAGgatttacaaacaaaactgaaTTTTATCTTTTCCATTTTCAGGATGGAGCTAACCTCTACTTCTTTTTTGAAAGCACTCCACTCCAGCCtattcaaaagagaaaacaatttaggaataaacttgttttttttttacaggaaccTCAATATTAGCTGCCTGCTTTTGACAGACAGATTGTAGTACATTCATTCACACAGGCTTCTTACAGCTTAGGAAAGGTGACTGGAATCTGTGTTGGGACAGGAAGCAAGATCAGCAGAGAAGGAAGGAGTACCTGGAGGAGATGAGGGAAATCCAGGAGAGATTGAAGGAGAGGCCTCTTCTATTGGAACAAGTAACACAGGTGGACCCTGGGCTCTGTATTCccattttaaataacttaatttcatatacaCTTATATTTGTATATACCTTAACTTATTCAATTGCATTCTGAATAGTTATTAATACCTAGCAGCTTTTCTTTTGAGTGACTTCCTCAAACAGTTATCGGCGAACCTTTCAATTTGTCtcattttaaaagataaaaaaatatatgtaaggttttttcttgtttgcacAAAATCAAAAAGTGGCATAGTTTGCTTGCCTTTCCTTTTTACAGAAGAACGCCAGACAGGCCGCAGAAAAACGCTACTGTGACACGCTTAAAGAATACGGGCTCAGTGAAGACTTTGTCAGCAGTAAAGTCCCAGGAGCCCAGAAGCACGGTGATGAATCCATCAGCAGTGTATCCCTTTCAAGTGAAGATAAAGAGAGGTGACTGTCagcacagagggagagaggagatgtCTGAACCTTCCATTTCTATAAGAATTTTTCCTATTTCACTCTATAGATTCGGACCTGAACATTAAAAAGATTTCATTTAAGTTTGGCCATTGTTTATACTATTGATTAGTATATTAGATTAATTTCTGGTTTGGAATTGATTCTGCTTTACAATCTTGTACAAAGTTCTaatattttgttattaaaaagagaaatgttttcAGCATGCTTAGATTAAAGTCTAATACacctttgatgtttttttttgtagagtGAATACTGATTCAATCTGCTTTCTTTGGCAGTGTTAACAATCAGTATGCAGAGTCGTCTGCAGGCCAAGAGGAATATCGAGATGATTTTGAAGATAATGATGACAATTTAAACAAGCATGACAATGAAGTGGACAAGGATAAACGTTATAACAAAGaggaaagtgaaaataaatcaaaccaTGAATCCAATAATAATTCTGTCAATGGAGAAAATCATCATAGCACAGATAGCGGAAGTGATAATGAGGACTAGGAATATGAAAAAGACATGCAAAATAGCACCTTCCCAGATTTCTCTTGTAGCAATATCGGGATTCTTTTTTAAGTTAAATCACAACAACTATTTGAAAAATATGTTGAATCAATGATTTGACTAGTATTTCAATAGAAGAGCACCTCCCCTTAAAAATAGTATAGGGTACTTCATTGTTATTCTAATAATCATGGTGATActcaaatatgaaaacccaAAAGATAGAAATCTATAGACAAAATCTATAGTGCAGGTGCTATATGTTTTGTGATCAAATGCAGGATTCTCAGGTGGTATTTTGATCCAAAAATGTAGATTTAATTTTTTCGAGTTGCTTTTCTTTTGCTGTGTAGTGTATTCTGTGAACAGTATTTTCCATCACGCTTGTGCACACATCCATAACAAACATGTGCTGTAGATGTAGATCTTCCTACTTGCATTAAATCTGTCAAAGTGGTGATTGATTttatgaagttttatttaatatttttacatctTAAAAAAAGGATATTCAATGTGTAATCACTAGATCAAAGCTGTTCTGTATGTCATGGGAAAATATAAAGTGTGCTTTTTGTTCTCTCTaaaggtttttttctttattccacATTTTGTGAACCTTGAGGAAGCTGAATTATTTATACTTTACTTGCCAACACACTTCAAACTTTAGTTCAGGATTACAGTGTACACAATTGTGGATTTTCAGGCTGTGCATGTCACTctggaagaaacaaaaaatgtctGCTACTCAACGTACACATGAACACAGGACATACACATTACCTTACAAAAATATTGAAAGTACCAATGCTTATTTATATAGATGTACATCTAgatgtttagaaaatattttaaaataatgacagaagatacatttctaaCCCCGTGCCAATGTAATTCCTGTGCCTCCACTTTTCTGTGGTACTCTATTTATTGCATCAGTATCAATTTAATCAAGCCTCATGTAGCCTGCAGGGTCTCAATAATGTTGAAATAGGATTCCATGCACTGCCAGACACATGGCTGTCCAATTCAATCAGCCTCTTCCAATCTCattccacatttttttaaagccctCCTGACATGAGGCATAGCATCATCCACAAACCATCTCCGTGTGTACATTATCACCATCACATCCAGAAGAAGGTTACGTTCTCTTTTTCTGTGAAAGTAAAAAATGTAAGTGTTTTGACATCTTAATTATAATACAGGTATTCATCTTGGGGAAAAAGAAACATCTGGAAccacaaaaaaacaagtttattttgttttataatattattgtactttaattatatgaaaagtaaaagaaacaacattccAATAATTAAACTGTGAGTTACATGTCCAACATAGTCCTCtcagaaacattacattattgATTAATGGATGTGTTTGAATCTGTATGTCACATTAAGGTCTAACCAGCTTCAActtatttaagtactttaaatagAAAAGGTCTCTTACAACTGTTTGTagatgtccttttttaagagATCATCTTCATCCACTGAGAAGGCTGCTGAAGGCATGGTGGGATGGGTGAAGGTGCTACTCTGAAATCCGCTGCAACTGTTAAAACTGCACTTGCTCTCTACAAAATGAAAACCTTGGCAATTAATTTACACACAACAGAACCATCTCGAGTCATACGGAtataaaatgtttcctttcaTTGACCCATGGATCTGAATTTATTATTACTACTTCCAATATCAGgcttgttaaaataatataaaaggaGCAGGAGACCTTCCTTAGACATTCCAACAAACCTTCTAGGGTAGTCTTGGAAATTGAAGAAATCTGTGGcatgtttttacaaatacaaaaaatggcAGGTGTTGTATCTTCAGGATCACAGTGAAAACTCGAAAAGAGCAACTTAGGTTTTTAAGAGGAAGTACGCATGCAGCAATGCTGATCTCACCTGATGTAATCCCAACAGCACCCTGCTGGGACATGTGATGGGACACCATCATCTCAGTGTTAGTGGTGACTGTGTGGACGTGAGGGGGAATGCAGTAACCAGGAAAGGCTCTGGAGCTGAGCTGCAGCTGAACAACTTCCAGCTTCTCCACGAGGGAAGCATTTTCTGCTTTTACCTTTAGGAAAAGCATATATTCCAGTAATATTACTATTTTTCATCTATTTGACACAGAGGAAATAGTAGGAAATGTCTCCTCATGTCTGCTTTGTCTTTTGATTACATGGAAGTTAAGGTTTAGATAGACTTAGAAATTGGTGTTAACTGCTATTTGTGTTGCTTTCATCTGATGTTTGTTAAAGCCACAGGAATACAGTTATTTCTAACATCTAATTTCAACATTTGTCTCTTAACAATGTCTTTATAATAAAGTCTTATGGCTTACCTTTTCATTGtagttttttgtttcttctatTTCTATTAATAGTCCATCCTGTAAATCAAACCTCTCATTACTCAGGGATTTAAGTCAACATTCACTTtgagcactttgagaagccacctttaaaggcactaaataaataaaaaagtgtattattatattattattataattcagTCTGCGAAGATTTCTTTGGCAGGGGTATTCCTGCTCTGCAGATTAACCAGAAGATCAGTCTACTTCTGTAATAACGGTACGTTTGAGTTGGATATTGTCACTAGGGTCAATAGTGTACTTTCACAAGCACAACAGGCCTTTCTGCTGGATAAAATAGTTCTACTGCTGGACTCTAGTCCTAGAAGCATGAaagtcatttcattttaaaacaaagcttttgattatttaaatgtttgttttttttaaggatttAGGCTGctgataaacatttttctgaagcAATATAATTATTCTGCTATTTATGTTAAATATTGTgttaccttttcttttttcagttcaGCCAACGTTATGGTGACTCTCTCCCTGAAATTCTCGAGTTCTGCCCTAGTGTCTTGCAACTCCAAAAATATGCACTCCTTTAAAAAGATAAACTCATTACGATTAAATGTCTGCCACATTATTGCATGCACTGCATGTGTTGTGCATTGTCTTAGCTATGAAGGAAAACGGGCAGATATTTTTGTTACGTTAGATTGGTTTGGTTTTCTCTTCAAAGTGCATAACACTAACAGCACTCCTCCACAAAGCGAGGCCACTGCCcactagagaaaaaaaaatgcctttgcCCTTCACAAGATGGGTATTAtcataaaacaaatgtaaagtttTGTTTATCTTCACATGACGTGTCTGTAAGAAAGAGGTTACAGTTTTTGTCAGTGTCTTCTGTTGCTCTACCTTCTGGCTTTGCAGAGTCCTGACCTgctgcttctctctctccctgtgtctctccagcTGGGCACGGAGCTCGTCTGTTTCTTGTGCGgccctgctctgctctgtgtgGAGCCTGAGAGCCAGTGCTCTCTCATTCCCCCTCGTCTTCTCCAGCTGTGCCTTCAGCCCCCCCATCTCGGTCGACAAGAGGTCCTGGACGCCAGACAGAAGATGGATTTGGCTGGTTGGAAGTCCTTGTAACTTCACACAAATACGAGAAGAGCAGCGTTCAGCTTGCGCTACTTTGAAATCTGTCCTGCTCCCAGGCTTTTTTCACActttgaaacacattttttacaagGAGCCTCTTTAGCTTCCGCTCAAACAAAGCGCGAGTGATGGTGGCTCGCTCTCTGATGTGTGAGCTCCCTGTGTGAGTGCCTGGTGTCTGAGCAGAGGGGCTTGGAGAGCGCGGTGTCTGTCTGTGAGGAGTGCGCAGGCTGGGGAGACTCGCAAGCACCTGCTCCAGCTCCTGCAGCCAGGATAGAATGACATCGACCGTGAGCATCACTCCTTAAGTAATGTGAAGTACGTAATGCTGATTGTCCAACTTTCcatacaaatgtattttattcagaGCCAAGCTCTAAGAAGTCTTGGAAACACAGCCTGGGATAAcagaagagaccacacactcagagcGGATGGCTTACACTCACAATTTCCTGCTGCTTTTGCTTGATTTCGTTTTCCAAGTGGAGCAGTTCTGTTCCGCTGCCCATCGTGTTCCCCTGCCTTTCCGCCTCTCCCTGCAGCCTGCGCGTTCCTCTCCTGCCCACTTCCTACTCCCCCGCATTTGATGCATTTCATCAGCATTGAAAAGCAAGCCGAGAAAGGCACAGGTGGGTATATTAAAGCTTTGATCATAAAACGTGGAAAATATTAGGAGCAAACCGTTATGAACACAACCTGACAGCTGTAACTTCATAAAAGAGGACAGTCTTTAACCAGTAGAAGACAGAGCATGCTAATATTAACAAACATCTACTACAGTCTCCCATGTGGCCATTTTCAATTAACATAACTCTGTCTATGCCaagagacaaacacacacaggatTGATCTCCTCTCAGTGTGAGGAGACAGGCAACGTCTCTGTTCTTCACCGCACACCATCCTCCATTACCTCTTCCCTGCGCAGGGCAGTGGTGGCCTCTTGCTCTTCTCTACACCTGCGGAGCTCAGCATCCAGCTCAGAGATCCGCTGCAGCAGGGCGTCCTTGTCTCCCCTGACCTGCACAACGTACTTGTCATACTCCTCCCTGATCTTCCTCTCCTTCTTGCAATGGGGGCACTCATGGGCCTTGAAGACATCAGCCGGTAGCCTGTCTGCGGAGATACGGGGGGAGTGCGGCTCACCTCGAGGAGGCTTGTCTCTGGGGGGCTCTGGGGCTGGGGGTCCGGCCGTGCTGCTGGAGCGAGACCACGGgcccctcccccccctctcctccccAGGCCTGCTCTTCAGCGGCCTCGCGGACTGGGGGCTCCCCTCGCCTGTCCCCTCCAGGTGAGGCAGGAAGGCCTTCTGCTCGGGGGCGCCCGCAGAGCCCTCCCGCCGGGACAGGCCTTCCTGCTTCCTGTGGCTCAGCCACGACGGAGGAGCTGGGCTGGAGAGGATGGGGGGCAGACACATCTGGGCCTGCAGGCCCTGCGGAGACACAACCCAGAGCCCATCCTGACAGGCACCTTCCAGGTCCCGTTTTCAAATCTCACAAAATGATGTTTTGAAATggcatttttatattatttatacataATAGAGTTCTGATAGAAACTGCAGTTAAGCCTTTTATAAACATCAAAAGTGGCGGCACACTGTAAGATTTGCTTTAACGTGGTCTTCAGCAGTCAGGGGATACGGCTGCCACACTTCAGGGATCCAGCTGCTCCAGTGTCAGAAGCAGAAGGTAAATCAGACCTGATTggcaatacattttgaaaatggtgatttataaccaaagaaaaaaatacacccaTGGTTCACAAATTGCATTCAGAACATTAACTTTTACGAGCACTTGGACACCATACAGTAAAAATGGATATTTTTAAGTGTGACATAGCAATCCAAAATCTATCTGTTCTATAAGGAGTATGTTCAATTTCAGATGCTCAGAGCTGCTGCTGAAATCACCTTCTTGTCACTGACACATGGCAGCTCGGCCCGCTGTCTGCTGTGGCTGCTTTGGGGTTTTTCAGTCACTTTGGTACTGGTGTTCTGTAAGCAGATCCAAACAAAATCTCCCTTAAAAGTTGGACACAAATGCTTATCAAAGACTACACAAACTGAACCTCTAAAGCTGATGGCCCTGAAACAGACTTCTCTTTCCAGCCTTAAGACATGCTTTTCTGATCTTCCATGATATTCATGTTTTCTCACAACTGACTCGTTTGTCACCTGACATTGCAGTTTTAAATCTGAGGAAAATCCGAACTATTTAAAACATCGGGTAGAAACTGTTTCTAAATCTGTCTGGAGTACTTGTTAGTAAATTATCTGACTTTCAATTTCTATCTTAGAATCAACCTATTGTTATTGTTCTGTGAAGACACAGCTGTTTAGAAAAGGGACTGGACTCGCAGACAGACACGTTGGTGCAGAAATTCATGAACAGCATTCAATTTTATGGAATCTGCCTTGAAGCTGAGAAGCTCAGATCTCTCGCTGCTGTGAAAGCCAATCCGCTGGGCAATGCTGAAGGGTGACAGAATTGCAAGAGATGTACTCAAACAGGATAGCATGCCACAAACGGGGGAAATggaaaatatgcattttttaaataagctaCTTACAATGAGTCGAGCTGTCCAGTCGGTAATAGCATACCTGAAGCACCTGGGCCGCACCGCAGTGGAGCTGGGAGCCCCTGACAGCCCGATTGGGCACTGCCATGGCCCGGCTGGCAAACTGCAGACTGCTCAGTGTCTCCGTGACGGACGACAGGTTAGGGGACACTGTCACGATCAGAGAGGTCAGGCAGTTCCCTCCCAGACTGGAGAAGGAAAAAGGGAATCCAGCAGCCATTGGATGACTCTTACATCAGTTTCAATGCCAGGGGAAATGGAACACAGGCAGTATGGATTCTCACCAGTCCCGCAGAATCCTGGTTAGTTTGGACTCTCTGTAAGGTATATGTTGGCAACCTGCACTGCTCAGGGCAAAAATgacctgaaaatgaaaaaaagaaaaaagatgacCAACATGGCAGGGATTTACAGTGGCATTCGCCATTTTTAATGGTGGCAGAGTAGACCATGTTGTGTTGAAGAGAAAAAACTGAGGTGGATAGCAGGCAGACAAGCACAGGACTGTAAAAATCAGCTTACATTTCCAAATATTGTTAGTGATCGCTTGAGCATCTTGACTTCTTGGGGGTTTGGATGTGCTGCCTGGAAAGATCTTTTTCCATCACTTATAACTCCACTTGTGGGCACCTGCACAGAGAAATCTCACAGTCTTGCCATTACAGACACTTCACCACAACCCTGAGTGACATGGGCTCCTTGCTTTTAAGAGTATCTGTGAGGCCTGCACAGAACAACAGGTTGATtctaaaatagatttaaaatcctaaaaaagaaaaatacttcaACTCAGATTACTTACTCACACTAGAACTGTTCAAGTACTCCAGGCAGATTCAGAAAGTCTTTTATTAGATGTAATAAGAAGGGGGCaatttataattgttttaaaataagaccATAAACAATTGTTGTTGAATATTCTTATAATTGTCATTAATCCTGCCAGTTTGTTCAACAATCAGTGGCAATATTGTGATCTAAAACACTAGCACACTATTGATGTTGATTAATTTGATTTAAGGAAAGAAATTGATGAAAATACTTACTCTGCCTGAGCTAGCAAGATCAACCTGTTGAAGATATGAATACATATATAGCTTATTCTTTACATCCATATGGAAAGAAACAATGCTTCAATCATTCCAATAgcccaaaaaaatgtttttatgctgCAGAAGTTCATGAGGGCCTATGTGGTCATTATTAACACCATGCCCTATGGCCTCTTTTCGTACAGTCACTCAAGAGGACAGAAGCTGTTAAAATTATCATGGGCATCTAGAGAGGCAGACAATGGGATTCCTGAACAAACCAAGAAACATCTCATCTGGGGAAAATCAACACGTCAGATCAAAACCCACGCAGGAAAGCCCCTAAAATTAAGATACAAATACAATGCTCCAAAGCAGTATTTTCTGcgttttatgttaaaaaaataacactggtAATGCAAAAGTGCACTTTATTTAAACTAAGAGGCTGTTTTCAGTGGATGTAAGATGGTAAATGGTTACCAGATCAACAACATAAACAAGTTCTTGAATACAGCAGAACAACTCAAAAACTCCAAAGTTAGATTCATATCTATTAATAATTCTAGGCACACAGGGGACAATAATACTGTTCCTAAAGAGAGATACCACCCTATTCTAACAGAATGTCTAGACTCCACCAAACCATAAATaggttttattatatatatgacCACAATATACTTAAACATTAAGAATAAACACTTACCAGTGTAAGCTTGCTGGCTGTCATTGTTCCTTTATGggctaaaaaaatgtaaagcccTGTTAAATGCTTTAAATTGAATAAGCTAGGATGgcatatatattaaattaaacaacAAGTTTTCATCTTTTGCATCTTGCTTTAAGCTTTAAGCTTTAATCTGTACAGTGGGTGAAAACAGAATTACTACAACACTCATTCAGTGTTCAATCCTATTAATGGACAAAATATGAATATACTGGATACTGAAGTACGTCAACTACATACTACATAATTCACATTATTTAGGTCTTTGaggaaacagaacagaaaacagaagtaTTGTGACTTGCTTCATCTTCTAAACTAACTGACACAGGGAGCTTTTAGTTGTAGCTATTTGGAGCTGGCTTAAAAATCTACTAATTCTAACAGGCAAATGAAAGAAGGCTTACTATCATTTTCATTGACTGGTGTGTTGATGACGATGATATTGAATATTGTATGGCTCTTACTGGCAAACTCACCCTTCAACACTCCTgtagatgaaaaaaaaagaaatgactcCTTTTCATGAAGTTAGAAAAGTAATAGAAATAAGCTTATTAAACTGGACGAATGACCCTTACATACATTGAAACATGATGCCCAGGGAAATACAGCTAAGGTGGTTAAGGCTAAAACAATTCTTTTCCTGCCCGTTGGAGCTCAAGCTGAATGCCCCAGCGTGTGCGGGCTGTCTTGACTTCATGCTGTGATGAGGCTCGAGTGGAGAGCGGTGTCAGAGAGCCAGGGCTGCAGAGGACCGTTCCACAAGGGTGGGACAGAGAAACGGCCCCAGAAATATGCAGCAAAGAGGAGAGGAAGGAGAACAGAAAAGGGGCACAGCAGGCGACAAAGAGTGTCCACGTGGCTGGAAATCTGGGGGGAGGAATCTGTCTGAAAAATCTGTGGATGAACGGAGTGGGTGAAAAGGGAATTAGtccctgagagctggtgtgctcTCTCCCCTCACACATAAGAAGGCTTCATGGGTGAAATGGGTGAAATGTTGAGTCTTTTTCTTTGTGCTTCATATCCTATACTATGATACCCAAACGTCAGACGCAGTGCAGCTGTCAGGAAGAAGCCCCCCATACGACAAGGTGGGTACCCGTGTGTCTGTTGGCAGTGCCCCGTCTGTAGAGCTGCAGCAGGCTCTGGGCGGACGTCACTTCCACCTCTGTCAGCCCTTCCAAGAACACCGTCTCCTCACTCTCGTGGATGCGGCACACCTCTGCCGGCTGGCCGTCCTGGAGCAGGAAGGCAAACACGGATTACGCTGCAGGACCAGTGCGCCTGCAGAGGACTGCAGATGAACCCCGCACCTGTCCCGCTTCTGAAAGAAGGACAAAGCCAAGTGGGTCGTGTACATGGAGAAAGAGAAATCCTTTCAGGCTGAACCTGTGTCTGAAAAGGCTTGAAAACATCAGGTGTTTCTCAGATACTGGTGAGCACCTGGCAAGTAGAGAAGGGTGAAAGACAGACCGTAGCATTTATACTCACACTGGTACGGCGTGCACACAGAAACAACTTACCAAAAGGTCGTAAATCTTCTCATTAGAAATATGAATGAATGAGGCTCTAATTTTGCAGTTTGATGTTTCTGGTGCTGTGTGAGAAATTAAGGTACGGCATGATAATACTGGTAGCACAAATGAATGATAAGGTCATTCAAATAAGAGTTTTTCCCCATGggaaatttgttaaaaaaatacatcaaatatCCCATAAACAGAAGCAATATGAATTAGCCAATAATTAGGCAGCAGATTTACtgtaaaaacaagtttttttaatacatataaacaatatccCTAAGGACCAAATAAAAGAGTTGCAGAGACTAAGATTAAAGAATGGCTTTGCATAACTGTACTGAGATTTGCTTTGCAACACCTCCCTTCATGCAGGGAACTACTGCACAGTTCACAGGGAAAAGCAGCCTGTCATTCACTGGCGTGCGTGTAAAGGGATACAGCGGAATACGTCTTCAGCCACTCTGGTTATTATTCCACGCTGTTTCCCAGTGAGACTCCCTCCCTGTAACGTGTAGGTCTTCCCACTGCCTGCAGATCCATAGGTGATGACACAGCCATTGTATCCTTGTAGCACAAAGTCTACCAGAGGCTGAAAGGACAGATAAAAGGAGACAAGAGCAACAACAGAGCTTGATCAGTGCTGGACTGCAGCGAGTGAATCCTTCCAGTCTAAAAAACTATCAGACAAGAGTTTTAAAACTAGGCTTTCCAAAGGGGCAGAATAACACAACTTTGTGGGATTACAGgtaaaagtgtactgttactttttttttgttgtgtttgtgtctccCTTCTGTTTCCCGCAGGTTATCTGTTTTCCTTCCACTTCACAAAG from Lepisosteus oculatus isolate fLepOcu1 chromosome 17, fLepOcu1.hap2, whole genome shotgun sequence encodes:
- the LOC107079348 gene encoding kinesin-like protein KIF3C isoform X4 gives rise to the protein MEEPDIKEIKETKSRSLNKSFQVVIRLCPQEQKSPLPEDMRSCIKVKEPNQIIADSGRGHQPHMLEFDAVWDESASQKDVYESTAKPLVDFVLQGYNGCVITYGSAGSGKTYTLQGGSLTGKQRGIITRVAEDVFRSPETSNCKIRASFIHISNEKIYDLLDGQPAEVCRIHESEETVFLEGLTEVEVTSAQSLLQLYRRGTANRHTGVLKGEFASKSHTIFNIIVINTPVNENDTHKGTMTASKLTLVDLASSGRVPTSGVISDGKRSFQAAHPNPQEVKMLKRSLTIFGNVIFALSSAGCQHIPYRESKLTRILRDCLGGNCLTSLIVTVSPNLSSVTETLSSLQFASRAMAVPNRAVRGSQLHCGAAQVLQNTSTKVTEKPQSSHSRQRAELPCVSDKKGLQAQMCLPPILSSPAPPSWLSHRKQEGLSRREGSAGAPEQKAFLPHLEGTGEGSPQSARPLKSRPGEERGGRGPWSRSSSTAGPPAPEPPRDKPPRGEPHSPRISADRLPADVFKAHECPHCKKERKIREEYDKYVVQVRGDKDALLQRISELDAELRRCREEQEATTALRREEEVGRRGTRRLQGEAERQGNTMGSGTELLHLENEIKQKQQEILQGLPTSQIHLLSGVQDLLSTEMGGLKAQLEKTRGNERALALRLHTEQSRAAQETDELRAQLERHREREKQQVRTLQSQKDGLLIEIEETKNYNEKVKAENASLVEKLEVVQLQLSSRAFPGYCIPPHVHTVTTNTEMMVSHHMSQQGAVGITSESKCSFNSCSGFQSSTFTHPTMPSAAFSVDEDDLLKKDIYKQLKRERNLLLDVMVIMYTRRWFVDDAMPHVRRALKKCGMRLEEAD
- the LOC107079348 gene encoding kinesin-like protein KIF3C isoform X1, which translates into the protein MEEPDIKEIKETKSRSLNKSFQVVIRLCPQEQKSPLPEDMRSCIKVKEPNQIIADSGRGHQPHMLEFDAVWDESASQKDVYESTAKPLVDFVLQGYNGCVITYGSAGSGKTYTLQGGSLTGKQRGIITRVAEDVFRSPETSNCKIRASFIHISNEKIYDLLDGQPAEVCRIHESEETVFLEGLTEVEVTSAQSLLQLYRRGTANRHTGVLKGEFASKSHTIFNIIVINTPVNENDTHKGTMTASKLTLVDLASSGRVPTSGVISDGKRSFQAAHPNPQEVKMLKRSLTIFGNVIFALSSAGCQHIPYRESKLTRILRDCLGGNCLTSLIVTVSPNLSSVTETLSSLQFASRAMAVPNRAVRGSQLHCGAAQVLQNTSTKVTEKPQSSHSRQRAELPCVSDKKGLQAQMCLPPILSSPAPPSWLSHRKQEGLSRREGSAGAPEQKAFLPHLEGTGEGSPQSARPLKSRPGEERGGRGPWSRSSSTAGPPAPEPPRDKPPRGEPHSPRISADRLPADVFKAHECPHCKKERKIREEYDKYVVQVRGDKDALLQRISELDAELRRCREEQEATTALRREEEVGRRGTRRLQGEAERQGNTMGSGTELLHLENEIKQKQQEILQGLPTSQIHLLSGVQDLLSTEMGGLKAQLEKTRGNERALALRLHTEQSRAAQETDELRAQLERHREREKQQVRTLQSQKECIFLELQDTRAELENFRERVTITLAELKKEKDGLLIEIEETKNYNEKVKAENASLVEKLEVVQLQLSSRAFPGYCIPPHVHTVTTNTEMMVSHHMSQQGAVGITSESKCSFNSCSGFQSSTFTHPTMPSAAFSVDEDDLLKKDIYKQLKRERNLLLDVMVIMYTRRWFVDDAMPHVRRALKKCGMRLEEAD
- the LOC107079348 gene encoding kinesin-like protein KIF3C isoform X3 — its product is MEEPDIKEIKETKSRSLNKSFQVVIRLCPQEQKSPLPEDMRSCIKVKEPNQIIADSGRGHQPHMLEFDAVWDESASQKDVYESTAKPLVDFVLQGYNGCVITYGSAGSGKTYTLQGGSLTGKQRGIITRVAEDVFRSPETSNCKIRASFIHISNEKIYDLLDGQPAEVCRIHESEETVFLEGLTEVEVTSAQSLLQLYRRGTANRHTGVLKGEFASKSHTIFNIIVINTPVNENDTHKGTMTASKLTLVDLASSGRVPTSGVISDGKRSFQAAHPNPQEVKMLKRSLTIFGNVIFALSSAGCQHIPYRESKLTRILRDCLGGNCLTSLIVTVSPNLSSVTETLSSLQFASRAMAVPNRAVRGSQLHCGAAQVLQNTSTKVTEKPQSSHSRQRAELPCVSDKKGLQAQMCLPPILSSPAPPSWLSHRKQEGLSRREGSAGAPEQKAFLPHLEGTGEGSPQSARPLKSRPGEERGGRGPWSRSSSTAGPPAPEPPRDKPPRGEPHSPRISADRLPADVFKAHECPHCKKERKIREEYDKYVVQVRGDKDALLQRISELDAELRRCREEQEATTALRREEEVGRRGTRRLQGEAERQGNTMGSGTELLHLENEIKQKQQEIDLLSTEMGGLKAQLEKTRGNERALALRLHTEQSRAAQETDELRAQLERHREREKQQVRTLQSQKECIFLELQDTRAELENFRERVTITLAELKKEKDGLLIEIEETKNYNEKVKAENASLVEKLEVVQLQLSSRAFPGYCIPPHVHTVTTNTEMMVSHHMSQQGAVGITSESKCSFNSCSGFQSSTFTHPTMPSAAFSVDEDDLLKKDIYKQLKRERNLLLDVMVIMYTRRWFVDDAMPHVRRALKKCGMRLEEAD